The following proteins come from a genomic window of Hymenobacter canadensis:
- a CDS encoding MarR family winged helix-turn-helix transcriptional regulator, with protein MTPEETVDYNIKVAWHAISRMYNTQAAKHDITTSIGFVLLNIDQENGTPATKIAPLLGLETRSLTRILRSMEEKGLIYKQADTQDKRSVRIFLTEEGLRGKEISRQTVRHFNLKVRDKIPQSELNVFFKVVGQITGMIEGKTLYDDFKLKPLRSESPA; from the coding sequence ATGACTCCCGAAGAAACCGTCGATTATAACATCAAGGTTGCCTGGCACGCCATTTCGCGTATGTACAATACGCAGGCCGCCAAGCACGACATCACCACGAGCATCGGCTTCGTGCTGCTGAACATCGACCAGGAAAACGGCACGCCCGCTACCAAAATTGCGCCCCTGCTGGGCCTCGAAACCCGCTCCCTGACGCGCATTCTGCGCTCGATGGAGGAGAAAGGCCTAATATACAAACAAGCCGACACCCAGGACAAACGCTCGGTGCGCATCTTCCTGACCGAGGAAGGCCTGCGCGGCAAGGAAATTTCCCGCCAGACGGTACGGCACTTCAACCTGAAGGTGCGCGACAAAATCCCGCAGAGCGAGCTGAACGTGTTCTTTAAGGTAGTCGGCCAGATTACGGGCATGATTGAAGGCAAAACGCTCTACGACGACTTCAAACTAAAACCCTTGCGCTCCGAGTCGCCGGCCTAG
- a CDS encoding 50S ribosome-binding protein YggL, producing MKKRLRKKTYRSEFQEFGWYVTLVLKSDAPQQDSPLWEPLMAQVDDQDLMMGGSLVSFFVQPVIRITKEQTQDRQQQLQQWLTQRPEVAQATSSALTDAWYGPFPQ from the coding sequence ATGAAAAAGCGACTTCGGAAGAAGACATACCGCAGCGAATTTCAGGAATTCGGCTGGTACGTCACCCTCGTTTTAAAGAGCGATGCGCCCCAGCAGGACTCCCCGCTGTGGGAGCCCCTGATGGCACAGGTAGACGACCAGGACCTGATGATGGGTGGCTCCCTGGTTTCCTTCTTCGTGCAGCCCGTGATTCGGATAACCAAGGAGCAGACTCAGGACCGCCAGCAGCAGCTGCAGCAGTGGCTAACCCAGCGGCCCGAAGTGGCCCAGGCTACCAGCTCGGCCCTGACGGACGCCTGGTATGGGCCTTTCCCGCAGTAA
- a CDS encoding carboxypeptidase-like regulatory domain-containing protein: protein MVVGSLAVLSGCSKSEADNPTPAVTGATVSGVVLAQDEVLRPLGKAGTTVQVEGLNKQVVTDEQGKYELKNIEPGRHVLNVSRAGMGTLRYELEVKSPAPVAFPTITLDQQSSTQVTSLTLVSRTSNSLPDEVAAFECQVAYNPQLYPAPKMYAVRLYVGKTSDVSNVRYLESSQISASESTPAPAVRGTAKLRLAFHASSLRSLGFASGEKVHLVAYGSAKDVQGGGIGREAFYFEPYVLNPATGQIQRVEANLNANPVRADFTMP from the coding sequence ATGGTAGTCGGTAGCTTAGCCGTATTGAGCGGTTGCAGCAAATCCGAAGCAGACAACCCAACGCCCGCCGTCACTGGGGCCACCGTGTCGGGGGTGGTGCTGGCCCAGGATGAGGTACTGCGCCCGCTGGGCAAAGCCGGCACTACCGTGCAGGTGGAAGGGCTGAACAAACAGGTCGTAACGGATGAGCAGGGCAAATATGAGCTGAAAAACATCGAGCCAGGCCGGCACGTGCTCAATGTCAGCCGGGCCGGGATGGGCACGCTACGCTATGAGCTCGAAGTAAAAAGCCCGGCCCCTGTTGCTTTCCCCACCATCACGCTGGACCAGCAGAGCAGCACGCAGGTGACCAGCCTGACGCTGGTAAGCAGAACCAGCAACTCGCTGCCCGACGAGGTAGCGGCTTTTGAGTGCCAGGTAGCGTACAACCCACAGCTATATCCCGCCCCCAAAATGTACGCCGTGCGGTTGTACGTAGGGAAAACGAGCGACGTGAGCAACGTCCGGTATCTGGAGTCTTCGCAGATCAGCGCCAGTGAAAGCACCCCGGCCCCGGCCGTGCGGGGCACAGCCAAGTTGCGGCTGGCCTTCCATGCCTCCTCCCTGAGGAGCCTGGGGTTTGCCAGCGGAGAAAAAGTGCATCTGGTAGCCTATGGTTCTGCCAAGGACGTACAAGGCGGGGGCATCGGGCGGGAAGCCTTCTACTTCGAGCCCTATGTGCTGAACCCGGCAACCGGCCAGATTCAGCGGGTAGAAGCCAACCTGAACGCCAACCCCGTACGAGCCGACTTCACGATGCCGTAA
- a CDS encoding 3-hydroxyacyl-CoA dehydrogenase/enoyl-CoA hydratase family protein: MNRTIKKVAVLGSGVMGSRIACHFANIGVQVLLLDIAPKELLPAEEAKGLKLDNPAVKNRIVNASLQAAVAANPSPLYRKADAARIKTGNFDDNLKDIAGCDWTIEVVVERLDIKKSLFERVEQFRKPGTLITSNTSGIPIHMMTEGRSDNFKKHFCGTHFFNPPRYLKLLEIIPTPETDKSVVDFLMHYGDLYLGKTTVLAKDTPAFIANRVGVFAIMDVVQVMSELGLTVEEVDKLTGPVIGHAKSATFRTSDVVGLDTMINVANGLAQNLPNDEAKHVFQLPDFIKKMAENKWLGDKTAQGFYKKVKGAGGKSEIQALDLNTLEYKPSAKVKFATLEATKPIEKLADRFKVLAAGKDKAGDFYRKTFAGLFAYVSNRIPEITDSLYKIDDALRAGFGWDLGPFETWDALGVQKGLELAKAEGKTVAPWVEEMVAAGHTAFYKVSEAGVKQFYDIESKSYQAIPGMENFIILDNLRATGKVLWKNAGASVLDMGDGILNVEFHSKMNALGSDVIQGLLKGVELAEKDFRGLVVGNDAPNFSAGANLGLVYMFALDQEYDELNLMIAQFQQAMMRMRYSSIPVVGAPHGLALGGGCELNLHCDRVVAAAETYMGLVEFGVGLIPGGGGTKEMTLRTALKYEEGEPEYNLLRNAFMTVSTAKVSTSAHEAFDLGFLRRGDEVVVNSNRVLAQAKAAAIELAEDGYTQPLQKTNIKVQGKGALGMFLTGVHAMKQGNYISDHDVKIANKLAYIMCGGDLSSPTEVSEQYLLDLEREAFLSLTGERKTLERIQSILTTGKPLRN, translated from the coding sequence ATGAATCGTACCATCAAAAAAGTAGCCGTTTTGGGCTCCGGGGTGATGGGCTCGCGCATTGCGTGCCACTTCGCCAACATCGGTGTGCAGGTGCTGCTGCTCGACATTGCGCCCAAGGAGCTGCTGCCCGCCGAGGAGGCCAAAGGCCTGAAGCTGGACAACCCGGCCGTGAAGAACCGCATCGTGAATGCCTCGTTGCAGGCGGCCGTGGCGGCCAATCCGTCTCCGCTGTACCGCAAGGCTGATGCCGCGCGCATCAAGACCGGTAACTTTGACGATAACCTCAAGGACATTGCCGGCTGCGACTGGACGATTGAGGTGGTAGTGGAACGTCTCGACATCAAAAAGAGCCTGTTTGAGCGCGTAGAGCAGTTCCGCAAGCCCGGTACGCTCATCACCTCGAACACCTCCGGGATTCCGATTCACATGATGACGGAGGGCCGTTCCGACAACTTCAAGAAGCACTTCTGCGGCACGCACTTCTTCAACCCGCCCCGCTACCTGAAGCTGCTCGAAATCATCCCGACGCCGGAAACCGACAAGTCGGTGGTGGATTTCCTGATGCACTACGGCGACCTGTACCTGGGCAAAACCACGGTACTGGCCAAGGATACCCCGGCCTTCATTGCCAACCGCGTGGGCGTTTTCGCCATCATGGACGTGGTGCAGGTGATGAGCGAGCTGGGCCTGACGGTGGAGGAAGTGGACAAGCTGACCGGGCCGGTTATCGGCCACGCCAAGTCGGCCACGTTCCGCACGTCGGATGTGGTAGGTCTGGATACGATGATCAATGTGGCCAACGGCCTCGCCCAGAACCTGCCCAACGACGAAGCCAAGCACGTGTTCCAGCTGCCCGACTTCATCAAGAAGATGGCCGAGAACAAGTGGCTGGGCGACAAAACCGCTCAGGGCTTCTACAAGAAAGTGAAGGGCGCCGGCGGTAAGTCGGAAATTCAGGCCCTCGACCTGAACACGCTGGAGTACAAGCCCAGCGCCAAGGTAAAATTCGCCACCCTGGAAGCCACCAAGCCGATTGAAAAGCTGGCGGACCGCTTCAAGGTGCTGGCCGCCGGCAAAGACAAAGCCGGGGACTTCTACCGCAAAACCTTCGCGGGCCTGTTTGCCTACGTGAGCAACCGGATTCCGGAAATCACCGACTCGCTCTACAAGATTGACGACGCCCTGCGCGCCGGCTTCGGCTGGGACCTGGGCCCCTTCGAAACCTGGGATGCCCTGGGCGTGCAGAAGGGCCTGGAGCTGGCCAAGGCCGAAGGCAAAACCGTAGCGCCGTGGGTAGAGGAGATGGTAGCCGCCGGCCACACCGCCTTCTACAAAGTGAGCGAAGCGGGCGTGAAGCAGTTCTACGACATCGAGTCGAAGAGCTACCAGGCCATTCCGGGCATGGAGAACTTCATCATTCTGGATAACCTGCGCGCCACGGGCAAAGTGCTGTGGAAAAATGCCGGGGCCTCGGTGCTCGACATGGGCGACGGTATCCTGAACGTGGAGTTCCACTCAAAGATGAACGCGCTGGGTTCCGACGTAATCCAGGGCCTGCTGAAAGGCGTTGAGTTGGCCGAAAAAGACTTCCGCGGCCTCGTGGTGGGCAACGACGCGCCGAACTTCTCGGCCGGTGCCAACCTGGGCCTCGTGTACATGTTCGCGCTGGACCAGGAGTACGACGAGCTGAACCTGATGATTGCCCAGTTCCAGCAGGCCATGATGCGGATGCGCTACAGCAGCATTCCGGTGGTGGGCGCGCCCCACGGCCTGGCCCTGGGCGGCGGCTGCGAGCTGAACCTGCACTGCGACCGGGTGGTTGCGGCGGCCGAAACCTACATGGGCCTCGTGGAATTCGGCGTGGGCCTGATTCCGGGCGGCGGCGGCACCAAGGAAATGACTCTGCGTACCGCCCTCAAGTACGAGGAAGGTGAGCCGGAGTACAACCTGCTGCGCAACGCCTTCATGACGGTGAGCACCGCCAAAGTATCTACCTCGGCCCACGAAGCCTTCGACCTGGGCTTCCTGCGCCGCGGCGACGAAGTGGTGGTGAACTCCAACCGCGTACTGGCCCAGGCCAAAGCCGCCGCCATTGAGCTGGCCGAGGATGGTTACACCCAGCCTCTGCAGAAAACCAACATCAAGGTGCAGGGCAAAGGCGCCCTGGGCATGTTCCTGACCGGCGTGCACGCCATGAAGCAGGGCAACTACATCTCCGACCACGACGTGAAGATTGCCAACAAGCTTGCCTACATCATGTGCGGCGGCGACCTGAGCAGCCCCACCGAAGTATCGGAGCAGTACCTGCTGGACCTGGAACGCGAAGCCTTCCTCAGCCTTACCGGCGAACGGAAAACGCTGGAGCGGATTCAGTCGATTCTGACGACGGGTAAACCGCTGCGGAACTAG
- a CDS encoding acetyl-CoA C-acyltransferase, which translates to MNAYIVAGYRTAVGKANRGGFRFTRPDDLAADVIKHLVASVPQLDPTRIDDVIVGNAVPEAEQGLQMGRLISLLALPMNVSGLIVNRYCGSGVETIAMAAGKIAAGMADCIVAGGTESMSLVPTVGWKTVPNYKLAQQHPDYYLGMGLTAEAVAQDYGITREDQDQFAYNSHQKAIKAIQEGKFKDQIVPVTVEETYLDQATGKKKNRSFVVDTDEGPRADTSLEALGKLRPVFAANGSVTAGNSSQTSDGAAFVIVMSERMVKELNLEPIARMVTYATEGIDPRIMGMGPIKAVPKALKQAGMKLQDIDLFELNEAFASQSLAVMRELDMDQSKVNVNGGAIALGHPLGCSGAKLSIQLFHELRARGQKYGMVTACVGGGQGVAGIYELLK; encoded by the coding sequence ATGAATGCATATATCGTAGCTGGGTACCGTACGGCCGTTGGCAAGGCCAACCGTGGCGGTTTCCGCTTCACCCGCCCCGATGACCTCGCCGCCGACGTCATCAAGCACCTGGTGGCCTCGGTGCCCCAGCTGGACCCCACCCGCATCGACGACGTGATTGTGGGCAACGCCGTACCGGAGGCCGAGCAGGGCCTACAAATGGGTCGCCTGATTTCGCTGCTGGCCTTGCCGATGAACGTGTCGGGCCTCATCGTGAACCGCTACTGCGGCTCCGGCGTGGAAACCATTGCCATGGCCGCCGGTAAAATTGCCGCCGGCATGGCCGACTGTATCGTGGCCGGTGGTACTGAAAGCATGAGCCTGGTGCCCACCGTGGGCTGGAAAACCGTGCCCAACTACAAGCTCGCCCAGCAGCACCCCGACTACTACCTCGGCATGGGTCTCACCGCCGAAGCCGTGGCCCAGGATTACGGCATCACCCGCGAAGACCAGGACCAATTTGCCTACAACTCGCACCAGAAGGCCATCAAAGCCATTCAGGAAGGCAAGTTCAAGGACCAGATTGTGCCCGTAACCGTGGAGGAAACTTACCTCGACCAGGCCACCGGCAAGAAGAAAAACCGCTCGTTCGTAGTTGATACCGACGAAGGCCCCCGCGCCGATACTTCCCTGGAGGCGCTGGGCAAGCTGCGCCCCGTGTTTGCCGCTAACGGCTCAGTAACGGCCGGTAACTCCTCGCAGACCTCCGACGGTGCCGCTTTCGTCATCGTCATGTCGGAGCGCATGGTGAAGGAGCTGAACCTAGAGCCGATTGCCCGCATGGTGACATACGCCACCGAAGGCATCGACCCGCGCATCATGGGCATGGGCCCCATCAAAGCCGTGCCGAAGGCGCTGAAGCAGGCTGGCATGAAGCTCCAGGACATCGACTTATTCGAGCTGAACGAGGCCTTCGCCTCCCAGAGCCTCGCCGTAATGCGCGAGCTGGACATGGACCAGAGCAAAGTGAACGTGAACGGCGGCGCCATTGCCCTCGGTCACCCGCTGGGCTGCTCCGGCGCCAAGCTCAGCATCCAGCTGTTCCACGAGCTACGCGCCCGGGGCCAGAAGTACGGCATGGTAACCGCCTGCGTAGGCGGCGGCCAGGGCGTAGCCGGTATCTACGAGCTGCTGAAATAA
- a CDS encoding AMP-dependent synthetase/ligase, whose amino-acid sequence MSALRMDIRRTFDLLPQLQQKYNKPDCFAHKLNGQYTPISTDTVIEQVNLVSLGLHKLGIGKDDKVAIISMNRPEWLFADFGIAQLGATSVPMYPSITVEDYKYIFTDAGVKAIFVSDQKLYDKVKEATQGLDIPAQNVFTFDEVAGARHFNELLELGKQGNPADLEPLKAAVQPNDLLTLIYTSGTTGQPKGVMLSHNNILSNCRNAQPFVPVTENDKALSFLPLCHIFERMVTHIYLFNGVSIYYAESMESIAENLREVKPEIFTTVPRLLEKVYDKIVAKGHEQTGVKKSLFFWALNLGLKYDNQKDGGFLYNTQLALANKLIFSKWREALGGNLRCIVSGGGALQPRLARVFWAGGIRVMEGYGLTETSPVIAVGGYEPENNMIGTVGPIIDNTQVKFAADGEILTKSESVMLGYYNKPELTAKEFDADGWFHTGDIGELVEGKFLKITDRKKEMFKTSGGKYIAPQVLEGKLKESPLVEQAMVVGDGQKFASALVIPAFDDLKGWCKRNGVDTNCPNEELVKNEKVVKMYNELVDKYNGSFAQWEQVKRIALLPALWTVETGEMTPTMKVKRKVISENNKNLIEGLYQNAEKPAGAGGH is encoded by the coding sequence GTGTCCGCTCTCCGCATGGATATTCGCCGTACGTTCGATTTGCTGCCTCAGCTGCAGCAGAAGTATAACAAGCCCGACTGCTTCGCCCACAAGCTCAACGGCCAGTATACCCCCATCAGCACCGATACCGTTATCGAGCAAGTCAACCTAGTGAGCCTGGGTTTACACAAGCTCGGCATCGGCAAAGACGACAAGGTGGCCATCATTTCGATGAACCGGCCGGAATGGCTGTTTGCCGACTTTGGCATCGCGCAGCTGGGTGCTACCAGCGTGCCCATGTACCCTAGCATCACGGTAGAAGACTACAAGTATATCTTCACGGATGCCGGCGTAAAGGCCATTTTCGTGTCGGATCAGAAGCTGTACGACAAGGTAAAGGAAGCCACCCAGGGCCTGGATATTCCCGCCCAGAATGTCTTCACCTTCGATGAGGTAGCGGGCGCCCGCCATTTCAACGAGCTGCTGGAGCTGGGCAAGCAAGGCAACCCCGCCGACCTGGAGCCGCTCAAGGCCGCTGTGCAGCCGAATGACCTGCTGACGCTGATTTACACCTCCGGCACCACCGGCCAGCCCAAAGGCGTGATGCTGAGCCACAACAACATTCTCAGCAACTGCCGCAACGCCCAGCCTTTCGTGCCCGTCACGGAGAACGACAAGGCCCTGAGCTTCCTGCCGCTCTGCCACATCTTCGAGCGGATGGTGACGCACATCTACCTATTCAACGGCGTGAGCATCTACTACGCCGAAAGCATGGAAAGCATTGCCGAAAACCTGCGCGAGGTGAAGCCTGAAATATTTACCACCGTGCCGCGCCTGCTGGAAAAGGTATATGATAAGATTGTAGCGAAAGGCCACGAGCAGACCGGTGTCAAGAAAAGCCTGTTCTTCTGGGCCCTCAACCTGGGCCTCAAGTACGACAATCAGAAGGATGGTGGCTTCCTATACAACACGCAGCTGGCACTGGCCAACAAGCTCATATTCAGCAAGTGGCGTGAGGCCTTGGGCGGCAACCTGCGCTGCATCGTGAGTGGCGGCGGGGCGCTGCAGCCGCGCCTGGCCCGCGTGTTCTGGGCCGGCGGTATCCGGGTGATGGAAGGCTACGGCCTCACCGAAACCTCCCCGGTAATTGCCGTGGGCGGCTACGAGCCCGAAAACAACATGATTGGCACCGTAGGTCCCATCATCGACAACACCCAGGTGAAGTTTGCCGCCGACGGCGAAATCCTCACCAAGTCGGAGTCGGTGATGCTGGGCTACTACAACAAGCCCGAACTGACGGCCAAGGAATTCGACGCCGACGGCTGGTTCCACACCGGCGACATTGGGGAGCTGGTGGAAGGAAAGTTCCTGAAAATCACGGACCGCAAAAAGGAGATGTTCAAGACCTCGGGCGGCAAATACATTGCCCCGCAGGTGCTGGAAGGCAAGCTCAAGGAGTCGCCGCTGGTGGAGCAGGCCATGGTGGTCGGCGACGGCCAGAAGTTCGCCTCCGCCCTCGTCATTCCCGCCTTCGACGACCTGAAAGGCTGGTGCAAGCGCAACGGTGTGGACACCAACTGCCCCAACGAGGAGTTGGTGAAGAACGAGAAAGTGGTGAAGATGTACAACGAGCTGGTAGACAAGTACAACGGTAGTTTTGCGCAGTGGGAGCAGGTGAAGCGCATTGCGCTGCTGCCCGCCCTCTGGACCGTGGAAACCGGCGAGATGACGCCTACCATGAAGGTGAAGCGCAAGGTCATTTCCGAAAACAACAAGAACCTGATCGAAGGCCTGTACCAGAACGCCGAGAAGCCCGCCGGCGCCGGCGGCCACTAG